One Alicyclobacillus acidoterrestris DNA window includes the following coding sequences:
- a CDS encoding MarR family winged helix-turn-helix transcriptional regulator, translating to MFEDKDQTPAHKLFQSFMRFRRVHWLGPRASGRKPSDIRVLFVIRRGEKHHASGYKVSEISELLHVAVPTVTQLIKGLEASGYVERRVDESDKRVTRVRLTEKGQAEIVKARSETLQSLNGLVEYLGAEQSEQLAHLLAQVCQYYQGSEERLMSGEEHR from the coding sequence ATGTTCGAAGACAAGGATCAAACGCCAGCCCACAAGCTGTTTCAGTCATTCATGCGATTTCGCCGCGTTCATTGGCTTGGGCCTCGCGCGTCTGGTCGAAAACCAAGTGATATTCGCGTGCTGTTTGTGATTCGCAGAGGCGAGAAACATCACGCGAGCGGTTATAAGGTTTCAGAGATAAGCGAACTGCTGCATGTCGCTGTGCCGACCGTTACACAACTGATTAAGGGCCTGGAAGCGAGCGGATACGTCGAACGCAGGGTGGATGAATCCGACAAGCGCGTCACCCGGGTTCGATTGACCGAGAAGGGACAGGCCGAAATCGTCAAGGCGAGATCGGAAACGTTACAGTCTTTAAACGGTTTGGTCGAATACCTGGGTGCCGAGCAAAGTGAACAGTTGGCACATTTGCTGGCACAAGTCTGTCAATACTATCAGGGTTCTGAGGAGCGTCTGATGAGCGGGGAGGAACATCGGTGA
- a CDS encoding ABC transporter ATP-binding protein, with protein sequence MKELLKGLRPHRVSVACIVFLIFLQCLSTVYLPHQMSDIVDIGIVHGDVPYILRVGGLMLGVSVAAAVCSITAGFLSSRVAASFGRTLRSKVFRHVENFTLHEFDQIGTSSLITRTTNDIAQVQQLVNMMLRLMIRAPLTAIGGIMMAFYTDATLAIVVVVVMPILGLVIYLVYSRGITMFRAMQKKMDKLNRVVRENLTGIRVIRSFNRIEYEQERFHQANFDLTNTATKVNQTMASLTPAMMIILNFSTIAIVWFGGIRIDHGDMQIGSLMAFIQYVTQILFSIMMVSMMFFVIPRATASAARINEVLHMVPEIQEPHQPVQPTGEKGTIAFEDVTFSYPGAEHPAIEHISFQAKPGQVTAIIGGTGSGKSTLVSLIPRFYDVDAGRILVDGVDIRDMSQQVLRQKIGFVPQRAVLFSGTVADNLRYGKEDATDEEIRHAADIAQATSFILEMEDGFEAHLDQGGMNVSGGQKQRLSIARALVRRPEIYVFDDSFSALDFKTEAKLQAALRQELQEATVIVVAQRVSTVMDADQIIVLDAGQVVGIGRHRELLDTCQVYQEIVSSQLAEEETA encoded by the coding sequence GTGAAAGAGTTGTTGAAAGGGCTCCGACCCCATCGCGTTTCGGTTGCCTGCATTGTCTTCCTGATCTTTTTGCAATGTTTATCGACGGTCTATTTGCCGCATCAGATGTCCGACATTGTGGACATTGGGATTGTTCATGGCGATGTGCCATACATTCTGCGTGTCGGCGGGCTGATGCTTGGTGTGTCGGTAGCGGCCGCGGTCTGTTCGATTACCGCTGGATTTCTTTCCTCTCGCGTGGCTGCATCGTTTGGACGGACACTGCGCAGCAAGGTGTTTCGGCATGTGGAGAATTTTACACTGCACGAGTTTGATCAAATTGGAACCTCATCTCTCATTACTAGAACGACCAATGATATTGCGCAAGTGCAACAATTGGTCAACATGATGTTGAGGTTGATGATACGCGCACCACTGACGGCCATCGGTGGTATCATGATGGCGTTTTATACGGACGCGACGCTAGCGATTGTGGTTGTCGTGGTCATGCCAATTTTGGGCCTCGTCATTTATCTCGTCTACAGTCGTGGCATTACCATGTTTCGAGCGATGCAAAAGAAGATGGATAAGCTCAACCGGGTGGTTCGCGAAAACCTGACCGGGATTCGCGTCATCCGGTCGTTCAACCGGATCGAGTATGAACAAGAGCGGTTCCACCAGGCGAATTTTGATTTGACGAATACGGCGACCAAGGTCAACCAGACAATGGCGTCCTTGACTCCTGCGATGATGATTATCCTCAACTTTTCGACTATCGCCATCGTTTGGTTCGGAGGAATTCGGATTGATCACGGGGATATGCAGATTGGCTCATTAATGGCCTTCATTCAGTACGTTACCCAGATTTTGTTTTCCATCATGATGGTCTCGATGATGTTTTTTGTGATTCCGCGCGCCACTGCATCGGCTGCCCGGATCAATGAAGTGCTGCACATGGTTCCAGAGATTCAAGAGCCGCATCAGCCGGTGCAACCGACTGGGGAAAAGGGCACCATCGCGTTTGAGGATGTGACATTTTCATACCCTGGCGCCGAACACCCGGCGATTGAGCACATTAGCTTTCAGGCGAAACCAGGCCAGGTGACGGCGATTATTGGAGGCACGGGTTCTGGTAAGTCGACTTTAGTCAGTTTGATTCCACGCTTTTACGATGTGGATGCCGGAAGAATCCTAGTGGATGGTGTGGATATTCGGGACATGTCACAACAAGTGTTGCGTCAAAAGATAGGGTTTGTGCCACAGCGCGCCGTCTTGTTCTCCGGCACTGTCGCAGATAACCTTCGCTATGGCAAAGAGGACGCGACAGACGAAGAAATCCGACATGCGGCGGATATTGCGCAGGCTACCTCTTTTATTTTAGAGATGGAAGATGGGTTTGAAGCGCATCTAGATCAGGGTGGCATGAACGTCTCGGGCGGACAAAAGCAGCGATTGTCCATTGCGAGGGCACTTGTTCGCCGTCCTGAGATTTACGTGTTTGACGATAGTTTTTCAGCACTGGATTTTAAGACGGAAGCAAAATTGCAGGCGGCACTGCGCCAAGAACTGCAGGAAGCGACCGTTATTGTCGTCGCGCAGCGCGTCAGTACGGTGATGGATGCGGATCAGATCATCGTGTTGGATGCGGGGCAGGTCGTGGGAATTGGCCGCCATCGCGAATTGCTTGATACGTGTCAGGTATATCAGGAGATTGTATCGTCGCAATTGGCAGAGGAGGAGACAGCATGA
- a CDS encoding ABC transporter ATP-binding protein, whose translation MSKDRRELPQMRPPMPMGRGNFGGRMPVQKAKDFKGTLRRLIRYFRPHRLRLFVVLIATILSTVFSIISPDLMGRATTRLFQGVTHHDLRFGPIVHILVILAILYLFSAAFTYVQQYVMAGVAQKLVYTLRREANEKLARLPLKFFDSRPNGDILSRFVNDFDNISTTLQQSLTQVIGSIITFLGVIVMMLTISPLMTLVVVLTLPLSLLVTRFVAKKSQKNFKAQQKSLGQLNAHVEEMYTGHKIVKAFGHEEKSIEQFESVNAQLYESAWRSQFVSGLIMPLMNFIGNLGYLFVSVIGGVLVMHRAIQIGDIQAFIQYARQFSQPLTQMSSIANVIQSTIASAERVFELLDEVEEVAEPADAQVISQPQGDVTFEHVRFGYQSDKPLIRDMNIDVKRGQMVAIVGPTGAGKTTLVNLLMRFYEVDAGKITIDGQDIAQLKRDNLRSMFGMVLQDTWLFHGTIRDNIAYGREGATDEEVIQAAKSAFADRFIRTLPDGYETVLNEEASNISQGQKQLLTIARAILKDPAILILDEATSSVDTRTEVLIQNAMNALMKGRTSFVIAHRLSTIRDADLILVMNKGSVIEQGTHDELLARGGFYADLYNSQFALRAVTGAV comes from the coding sequence ATGAGCAAAGACCGCCGCGAACTTCCGCAAATGCGTCCGCCAATGCCGATGGGACGGGGCAATTTCGGTGGGCGGATGCCGGTACAAAAGGCGAAGGACTTCAAGGGGACGCTGCGCCGGCTCATCCGTTATTTTCGGCCGCATCGCTTACGTCTGTTCGTTGTTCTCATCGCGACAATTCTCAGCACCGTGTTTAGCATTATCAGCCCAGACTTGATGGGGCGGGCGACCACCCGGCTGTTTCAAGGAGTGACGCACCATGATCTGCGGTTCGGTCCAATCGTTCACATCCTTGTGATCCTTGCGATTCTGTATCTCTTTAGCGCGGCGTTCACTTATGTCCAGCAATATGTCATGGCAGGCGTTGCCCAGAAGCTCGTATACACACTTCGCCGCGAGGCGAATGAAAAGTTGGCGCGTTTGCCGCTGAAGTTCTTTGATTCGCGTCCAAACGGCGATATCTTAAGTCGTTTTGTCAACGACTTCGACAACATTAGCACCACGTTACAGCAGAGCTTAACTCAGGTGATTGGTTCCATCATCACGTTTCTCGGCGTGATCGTCATGATGCTGACCATCAGCCCGCTGATGACGTTGGTGGTCGTGTTAACCTTGCCGTTGAGCTTGTTGGTTACGCGGTTTGTCGCGAAAAAGTCGCAGAAAAACTTTAAAGCACAGCAAAAATCGCTGGGGCAATTGAACGCCCATGTGGAGGAGATGTACACAGGGCACAAAATTGTCAAGGCGTTTGGCCACGAGGAGAAATCCATCGAGCAGTTTGAGTCGGTCAATGCGCAGTTATATGAGTCCGCGTGGAGATCGCAATTTGTATCTGGTCTGATTATGCCGCTGATGAACTTTATTGGAAACCTAGGATATCTGTTCGTCAGTGTGATTGGCGGCGTGTTGGTCATGCACCGAGCGATTCAAATTGGCGATATTCAGGCGTTTATTCAATACGCTCGTCAATTTTCCCAACCGCTCACGCAGATGTCGAGTATTGCCAACGTTATTCAATCGACGATCGCGTCGGCTGAACGCGTGTTTGAACTCCTCGATGAAGTGGAAGAAGTGGCGGAACCGGCAGATGCACAAGTCATCTCGCAGCCGCAGGGTGACGTGACATTCGAGCACGTGCGGTTTGGTTATCAATCGGATAAGCCGCTTATCCGTGATATGAACATCGACGTCAAACGCGGTCAAATGGTGGCCATTGTTGGGCCGACGGGTGCCGGTAAGACGACCTTGGTCAATCTACTGATGCGGTTTTACGAAGTCGACGCTGGGAAAATCACCATTGATGGGCAGGATATCGCACAACTCAAGCGCGATAATTTGCGGAGCATGTTTGGGATGGTGTTGCAGGATACCTGGTTGTTTCACGGGACGATTCGCGACAACATCGCGTATGGTCGGGAGGGTGCGACAGACGAAGAGGTGATTCAGGCGGCCAAGTCGGCGTTTGCCGATAGGTTTATCCGCACGTTGCCGGATGGTTACGAGACCGTACTCAACGAGGAAGCTTCCAATATCTCGCAGGGCCAGAAGCAATTGCTGACGATTGCGCGGGCGATTTTGAAAGATCCGGCTATCTTGATTTTGGATGAAGCCACGAGCAGTGTGGATACGCGTACGGAGGTTCTGATTCAAAATGCGATGAATGCACTGATGAAGGGGCGTACGAGCTTTGTGATTGCACACCGCCTGTCGACGATTCGCGATGCGGATTTAATTCTTGTGATGAACAAGGGTAGTGTCATTGAACAGGGTACGCACGACGAACTGTTGGCCCGTGGTGGCTTTTACGCGGATTTGTACAATAGCCAGTTCGCATTGCGTGCGGTTACAGGGGCTGTGTGA
- a CDS encoding pirin family protein yields the protein MDTQSTYARHIERVWTVEPQQQSENHTVGMVLEPGNWALYDPFLFLAEDWFTEGTFDVHPHRGIETVTYVIEGRLNHYDNRFGEGQLAPGDVQWMTAGRGVIHQEDAAPGEIVHSLQLWVNLQSHNKMTEPRYQNLRGADMPIRHVEGGTVRIFSGSSGGIESNTRNHVPVTMLEIQLEPGAKLIENLPGGYNGFIYILEGSGYFGENRQLGNPKQVLWLGRHKDVAESFLEMTATTKLRALLYAGQPVEEPVAAYGPFVMNTQAQIKQAFEDYASGKFGQ from the coding sequence ATGGATACACAATCAACTTATGCACGCCATATTGAACGCGTCTGGACGGTGGAACCGCAGCAACAGAGCGAAAACCATACAGTCGGAATGGTCCTCGAACCGGGAAATTGGGCGCTGTACGACCCGTTCCTGTTCCTCGCCGAAGACTGGTTTACCGAAGGGACATTTGATGTCCATCCACATCGCGGGATCGAAACAGTGACCTATGTGATTGAAGGCCGGCTCAATCACTACGACAACCGTTTCGGAGAAGGCCAACTCGCCCCAGGCGACGTGCAATGGATGACAGCGGGTCGCGGTGTCATTCATCAGGAGGATGCTGCACCCGGCGAAATCGTACACAGCCTTCAATTGTGGGTGAACTTACAGAGCCACAACAAAATGACCGAGCCACGCTATCAGAATTTGCGTGGTGCTGACATGCCCATTCGACATGTGGAAGGCGGCACTGTTCGGATTTTCTCCGGGTCATCCGGCGGCATAGAGAGCAATACGCGAAACCATGTTCCTGTGACGATGCTCGAAATCCAACTAGAGCCAGGCGCCAAGCTAATCGAGAACCTCCCGGGTGGATACAATGGATTTATTTATATCCTAGAAGGAAGCGGCTATTTCGGTGAGAATCGGCAGCTTGGCAACCCCAAGCAGGTCCTTTGGCTAGGCCGACACAAAGACGTGGCAGAAAGTTTCCTCGAGATGACTGCCACAACAAAACTCCGGGCGCTACTCTATGCAGGACAACCTGTGGAGGAACCCGTTGCCGCCTACGGCCCATTTGTCATGAACACCCAGGCGCAAATCAAACAGGCGTTTGAGGATTACGCATCCGGTAAGTTCGGACAATGA
- a CDS encoding MYG1 family protein codes for MVIGTHHGKFHADEVFAVAILKQFYPDAKVIRSRDEQILSHCDIVVDVGRGKYDHHSTDKVYRDNGIPYASAGLIWRDFGHECVDRLDTGADADKVVQIIDERLIQAIDAIDNGVDLARDARIKGISELIASFNPPWNSDLDEDEAFHEAVQFATSILNNSLRAEIGRIAAIDIVKEAFTKRDRKEILELTSFCPWSETLFDLDQDQSVLYVVFPDRHGQYRIQVVPKALGSFEARKPLPASWAGKEETELNQLIGVDDAVFCHPARFIAGARSRDTILKMADLAIQSE; via the coding sequence ATGGTCATTGGTACGCATCACGGAAAGTTTCACGCGGACGAAGTGTTCGCTGTCGCCATTTTGAAACAGTTTTACCCTGACGCCAAAGTCATCCGCTCCCGCGACGAGCAAATTCTTAGCCACTGCGACATTGTCGTCGACGTAGGGCGTGGAAAATACGACCATCATTCGACGGACAAGGTTTATCGCGATAATGGCATCCCCTACGCCAGCGCTGGCCTCATTTGGCGCGATTTCGGACACGAATGCGTAGATCGGCTGGACACTGGCGCTGATGCAGATAAAGTGGTACAAATCATCGATGAACGGTTGATTCAAGCCATCGATGCAATTGACAATGGTGTCGATCTCGCCCGCGACGCCCGAATCAAAGGAATTTCCGAACTCATCGCCAGCTTTAATCCACCTTGGAACTCAGACTTGGACGAAGATGAAGCCTTTCACGAGGCCGTCCAATTTGCCACCAGCATTCTCAATAACAGCCTGCGCGCGGAAATTGGCCGAATTGCGGCCATCGATATTGTAAAAGAGGCATTTACGAAGCGGGACAGAAAGGAAATTCTCGAACTGACTTCGTTCTGTCCATGGTCAGAGACGCTGTTCGACCTAGACCAAGACCAATCCGTCTTGTACGTCGTCTTCCCTGACCGACACGGACAATACCGCATTCAAGTCGTCCCGAAGGCGCTCGGCTCGTTCGAAGCACGCAAGCCGCTTCCAGCGTCTTGGGCCGGGAAAGAGGAAACTGAACTGAATCAACTGATTGGCGTCGACGACGCCGTATTCTGCCATCCAGCTCGCTTTATCGCGGGTGCGAGATCTCGTGATACCATCCTCAAAATGGCTGATCTAGCGATTCAAAGCGAATGA
- the topA gene encoding type I DNA topoisomerase has product MADYLVIVESPAKAKTIGKYLGKRYAVKASMGHVRDLPKSQLGVDVEHDYQPKYITIRGKGDVIKALRSASKKAKKVYLAADPDREGEAIAWHLQHILDLNPDDSCRVVFHEITKDAIKNAFKNPRKINMDVVNAQQTRRILDRLVGYRLSPLLWRKVRKGLSAGRVQSVAVRLIVDRENEIRKFQPEEYWTVDVTSLVDGKKLTSRFYGYDEQKTPLPNEEAVNELLARIGNDALTVRKVKKSERRRNPAAPFITSSLQQEAARKLGFRAYKTMAVAQQLYEGLDIPGEGTVGLITYMRTDSTRIAQSAQEEARDYIRREFGAEYVPSQPRQYSKNEDAQDAHEGIRPTSTLRHPDLIKDHLSKDQYRLYKLIWERFVASQMSSAVLDTTSVDSEVNGAWFRATGSVIKFPGFMAVYIEGNDDQDDDDKSRLLPPVSEGQVLKTQKVTPEQHFTQPPPRYSESSLVKAMEELGIGRPSTYAPTIDTILKRGYVVLEQKRFVPTELGEIVVELLVENFKQLIDVDFTANLEGELDAVEDGEADWVKLLDEFYHAFEKDLEHAESSLEHVEIKDEESDVPCDKCGRMMVYKNGRYGKFLACPGFPECRNTKPITKEVGVNCPKCDKPLVERRGKRRKVFYGCSGYPECDYVLWQKPTGQLCPICSHPLVEKQSRGKVTVVCSNEKAHPHAAPLEEESKRKSS; this is encoded by the coding sequence GTGGCCGATTATTTAGTCATCGTCGAATCGCCCGCAAAAGCGAAAACGATTGGAAAGTATTTGGGGAAACGCTATGCAGTGAAAGCCTCCATGGGCCACGTTCGCGATTTGCCCAAGTCGCAGCTCGGCGTCGATGTCGAGCACGATTACCAACCGAAATACATCACCATTCGCGGGAAGGGCGATGTCATCAAGGCCCTCCGCAGTGCCAGCAAAAAGGCGAAGAAAGTGTACCTCGCAGCCGACCCTGACCGCGAAGGGGAAGCGATTGCATGGCATTTACAGCACATTCTCGATTTGAATCCAGACGATTCTTGTCGGGTCGTCTTTCACGAAATTACCAAAGACGCGATTAAAAATGCCTTTAAAAACCCACGCAAGATCAACATGGATGTCGTCAACGCGCAACAGACTCGACGCATTCTCGACCGCCTCGTGGGGTACCGATTGAGCCCGCTGCTCTGGAGAAAAGTGCGCAAAGGATTGTCCGCAGGTCGCGTACAGTCAGTGGCAGTCCGTTTGATTGTGGACAGGGAAAACGAAATTCGCAAATTTCAACCGGAGGAATACTGGACCGTCGACGTCACGTCGCTGGTCGATGGAAAGAAATTAACCTCTCGGTTCTATGGATATGATGAGCAAAAGACGCCACTTCCGAACGAGGAAGCGGTCAACGAGTTACTTGCGCGAATCGGAAATGACGCACTGACAGTCCGCAAGGTCAAGAAATCGGAGCGCAGGCGAAATCCGGCTGCACCGTTCATCACGAGTAGTTTGCAACAGGAAGCGGCGCGCAAGCTCGGTTTCCGGGCCTACAAGACGATGGCGGTCGCGCAACAACTGTACGAAGGGCTCGATATACCAGGAGAAGGCACCGTCGGTTTGATCACCTATATGCGTACAGATTCCACGCGGATTGCGCAGTCGGCCCAAGAAGAGGCGCGCGACTACATTCGGCGTGAATTTGGTGCGGAATACGTGCCGAGTCAACCGCGTCAGTACAGCAAGAACGAAGACGCGCAAGACGCGCACGAAGGCATTCGACCAACGTCGACGCTGCGGCATCCAGATTTGATAAAAGATCATTTGTCGAAGGACCAATATCGACTATACAAGTTAATTTGGGAGCGGTTCGTCGCGAGCCAAATGTCTTCTGCTGTTCTCGACACCACGTCCGTCGACTCCGAGGTGAATGGTGCTTGGTTCCGCGCGACAGGGTCCGTCATTAAATTCCCTGGCTTTATGGCGGTGTACATCGAAGGCAATGACGACCAGGACGACGACGACAAGAGCCGTCTGTTGCCGCCAGTGTCTGAGGGGCAAGTGTTGAAAACACAAAAGGTCACACCGGAGCAGCATTTCACACAACCACCTCCGCGTTATTCTGAATCGAGCCTCGTGAAGGCGATGGAGGAGTTGGGGATTGGCCGCCCGAGTACCTACGCACCGACGATTGACACGATTTTGAAGCGCGGCTACGTTGTTTTGGAGCAAAAGCGCTTTGTTCCGACAGAGCTCGGGGAAATCGTGGTGGAGTTGCTGGTCGAGAACTTTAAACAGTTAATCGACGTGGATTTTACGGCGAACCTGGAAGGTGAGCTCGACGCAGTCGAAGACGGTGAGGCGGACTGGGTCAAATTGTTGGATGAGTTCTATCACGCGTTTGAAAAGGACTTAGAACACGCGGAGAGCTCTCTCGAACACGTTGAAATCAAAGATGAAGAGTCGGATGTGCCGTGTGACAAGTGCGGCCGGATGATGGTGTACAAGAATGGCCGCTATGGCAAGTTTCTCGCATGTCCGGGATTTCCTGAGTGCCGGAACACGAAGCCGATTACGAAAGAAGTGGGCGTCAACTGTCCGAAATGTGATAAGCCGCTGGTTGAACGGCGTGGTAAACGGCGCAAAGTGTTCTATGGGTGCAGCGGCTATCCCGAGTGTGACTATGTGCTATGGCAAAAGCCTACGGGTCAACTGTGCCCGATTTGCTCACATCCGTTAGTTGAAAAGCAGTCTCGCGGTAAAGTGACGGTTGTCTGCAGTAATGAAAAAGCACACCCACACGCAGCGCCTCTGGAGGAAGAGAGCAAGCGAAAGTCGTCTTAA
- the trmFO gene encoding FADH(2)-oxidizing methylenetetrahydrofolate--tRNA-(uracil(54)-C(5))-methyltransferase TrmFO: protein MKVTVIGAGLAGSEAAWQAAEAGAEVTLYEMRPVKQTPAHHTQEFAELVCTNSLRAAAITNAVGLLKEEMRRLNSVIIRAADEHSVPAGGALAVDRERFSARVTELVGGHPNVTVRREEVTSIPTDGITIVATGPLTSQALSEDIRRFIGQDYLYFFDAAAPIVTKESVDMDKVFLQSRYDKGEAAYLNCPMDEEQFEAFYDALIHAERASLKDFEEERYFEGCMPIEVMAERGKQTLLFGPMKPVGLRDPRTGKRPHAVVQLRQDNGAATLFNLVGFQTHLKWGEQKRVFGMIPGLENAEIVRYGVMHRNTYINSPRVLQPTYQTKARENLFFAGQITGVEGYVESAAAGLIAGLNAARVAANKEPVTMPQVTAIGSLAHYITHTSADNFQPMNATFGLFPPLEERFKDKRARNQAHADRALAALAREIETLKV from the coding sequence TTGAAAGTGACTGTAATTGGCGCGGGGCTGGCCGGATCGGAAGCCGCATGGCAAGCCGCTGAGGCGGGCGCCGAAGTGACGTTGTACGAGATGCGGCCGGTCAAACAGACACCAGCGCACCACACGCAGGAATTTGCGGAACTGGTTTGTACGAATTCATTGCGAGCTGCCGCTATCACGAATGCGGTTGGTTTGCTCAAGGAGGAAATGCGGCGCCTGAATTCGGTCATCATTCGCGCGGCAGATGAGCACAGTGTCCCGGCTGGCGGTGCGCTGGCGGTGGACCGGGAGCGATTTTCCGCGCGCGTGACCGAGTTGGTTGGCGGGCACCCCAATGTCACGGTGCGCCGTGAAGAGGTGACGAGCATCCCGACGGACGGAATTACCATCGTGGCGACGGGGCCGCTGACGTCGCAAGCGTTGTCGGAGGACATTCGACGCTTTATTGGTCAGGACTACTTGTACTTCTTTGACGCTGCTGCACCGATTGTCACCAAGGAATCGGTGGACATGGATAAGGTGTTTTTGCAATCGCGTTACGATAAAGGCGAGGCGGCGTACTTGAATTGCCCGATGGACGAGGAGCAGTTTGAGGCGTTTTACGACGCACTGATTCATGCGGAGCGCGCGTCGCTGAAGGATTTTGAGGAAGAGCGGTACTTTGAGGGATGTATGCCGATTGAAGTCATGGCTGAGCGGGGTAAACAAACCCTGTTGTTTGGTCCCATGAAGCCAGTCGGATTGAGAGATCCGCGTACGGGCAAACGACCGCATGCCGTCGTGCAACTGCGCCAGGATAATGGCGCTGCCACCTTGTTTAACTTGGTTGGGTTTCAGACTCACCTCAAGTGGGGAGAGCAAAAACGCGTATTTGGTATGATTCCAGGGCTTGAGAATGCAGAAATCGTGCGTTACGGCGTCATGCACCGGAATACCTATATTAATAGTCCTCGAGTTTTACAGCCGACTTATCAGACGAAGGCGCGGGAGAATTTGTTTTTTGCAGGGCAAATTACTGGCGTCGAGGGCTATGTCGAATCGGCGGCAGCTGGTTTGATTGCGGGGTTGAACGCGGCGCGTGTGGCGGCGAATAAGGAGCCTGTGACGATGCCACAGGTCACGGCTATCGGCAGTCTCGCGCACTATATCACGCATACGTCCGCGGACAACTTTCAGCCGATGAATGCGACATTTGGTTTATTTCCGCCGCTTGAGGAACGATTCAAAGACAAGCGGGCTCGCAATCAGGCGCACGCCGACAGAGCGTTGGCGGCGCTCGCCCGTGAAATTGAAACGTTGAAGGTGTAA
- the xerA gene encoding site-specific tyrosine recombinase/integron integrase, whose amino-acid sequence MDLQACKTSFLSARRQKWSQRTLTAYEKDLALLLDYLKTHGVTEPKEITVKRLRGFLAGEMMRGVSKASVARRLSCYRSFFDYLEQNELVTANVARALALPKKDKTIPKYFYHEEVSTLLNHIDGDSFADVRDRALLEFIYATGVRVSECVALDVGDISLEDQLALVFGKGAKERYVIVGSAAREALRRYLQMRARVARTNALFVNARGGRLTDRSVRRVLDKRIAEVPGLRKLSPHGLRHTFATHLLDGGADLRSVQELLGHASLSSTQIYTHTSRERLTRVYQDSHPRSERPRGE is encoded by the coding sequence ATGGATTTGCAGGCGTGCAAAACTTCGTTTCTTAGCGCGCGTCGACAAAAGTGGAGTCAACGTACGTTGACTGCGTATGAGAAGGATTTGGCGCTCTTACTCGACTATCTCAAAACGCATGGCGTGACTGAACCCAAAGAAATCACTGTAAAGCGATTGCGGGGCTTTTTAGCAGGGGAAATGATGCGCGGCGTCAGTAAAGCGTCGGTCGCTCGACGATTGTCGTGTTATCGTTCCTTTTTTGACTATCTTGAACAAAATGAGCTGGTGACGGCGAACGTAGCGCGCGCATTGGCCTTGCCCAAAAAAGATAAAACCATTCCGAAGTATTTCTATCATGAGGAGGTCTCGACACTCCTGAATCACATTGATGGCGACTCGTTCGCGGATGTGCGGGATCGGGCGTTGCTCGAGTTCATCTACGCAACGGGTGTGCGCGTCAGTGAGTGTGTAGCGCTCGACGTCGGCGATATTTCTCTCGAAGATCAATTGGCGCTCGTCTTCGGCAAAGGTGCGAAGGAGCGGTATGTCATCGTCGGTTCGGCTGCGCGTGAAGCACTTAGACGGTATCTGCAGATGCGGGCGCGCGTCGCGCGGACAAACGCGCTGTTCGTCAACGCGCGTGGTGGCCGCCTGACAGACAGGAGTGTGCGCAGGGTACTGGATAAGCGCATCGCGGAGGTGCCCGGTTTGCGCAAACTCAGTCCGCATGGATTGCGTCACACGTTTGCGACCCATTTGCTCGATGGTGGCGCCGACTTGCGCAGCGTTCAGGAATTGCTTGGGCATGCAAGTTTATCGAGTACACAAATTTACACGCACACTTCGCGCGAGCGATTGACGCGCGTGTATCAAGACAGCCACCCACGGTCAGAGCGGCCGAGGGGCGAATGA
- the hslV gene encoding ATP-dependent protease subunit HslV, translating into MHATTIFAVLKDGKGAMAGDGQVTLGNSMIMKQGARKVRRLYHGKVVAGFAGSVADAFTLFEKFEKRLEEYQGNLQRAAVELAQEWRSDKVLHKLEAMLLVMNEDDLFIVSGGGEVIQPDDGICAIGSGGAFALSAGRALARNTDLPAEQIAKKALEIASEICVFTNDHIIVETVG; encoded by the coding sequence ATGCATGCCACGACGATATTTGCGGTATTGAAAGACGGCAAAGGGGCTATGGCCGGAGATGGTCAGGTCACGCTTGGAAACAGTATGATTATGAAACAGGGCGCGCGCAAAGTGCGCCGTCTCTACCATGGTAAAGTCGTTGCGGGCTTTGCCGGATCGGTCGCCGACGCATTTACCCTGTTTGAGAAGTTTGAGAAGCGCCTTGAGGAATACCAAGGGAATCTGCAGCGCGCTGCGGTGGAGTTGGCGCAAGAATGGCGATCCGATAAAGTGTTGCACAAATTGGAAGCCATGCTGCTTGTGATGAACGAGGATGATTTATTCATCGTCTCTGGCGGCGGTGAAGTGATTCAGCCGGATGACGGCATTTGCGCCATTGGGTCTGGTGGCGCGTTTGCGCTTTCCGCCGGTCGGGCGTTAGCGCGCAACACCGATTTGCCCGCAGAGCAAATCGCCAAAAAGGCACTCGAAATTGCGTCGGAGATCTGTGTGTTTACGAATGATCATATCATTGTGGAAACTGTCGGTTGA